Proteins from one Nicotiana tabacum cultivar K326 chromosome 23, ASM71507v2, whole genome shotgun sequence genomic window:
- the LOC142177213 gene encoding uncharacterized protein LOC142177213 yields MTGDCRHLREEVATLLKNGYLREFLSDRAKNNYGKFWDVAGPSKMATGSPRMMISIIFGGDKVNGVILFATKKMKISLTHGKRIREVSKYDTTFTEEDVDTLLLPHNDALVISLNVLDFKIKRVLVDPGSLANIAQWRVLEQAKLTENIDLVTKLLDKFNLTSVMTRGEILLPIHTEGVTKTTLFEVVDSDMGYK; encoded by the coding sequence ATGACTGGGGATTGTCGGCACCTTCGAGAAGAGGTAGCAACATTGTTGAAGAATGGTTACCTCAGAGAGtttttaagtgaccgggccaagAACAACTATGGAAAATTTTGGGATGTTGCAGGACCATCAAAAATGGCTACAGGGTCACCTCGTATGATGATAAGCATAATCTTCGGTGGAGACAAAGTAaatggggtgatattatttgcaacaaagaagatgaagatatCGCTAACTCATGGCAAGAGGATCCGAGAAGTTTCAAAATATGACACCACCTTTACAGAAGAGGATGTTGATACACTTCTTCTACCGCACAACGATGCtctggtaatttctcttaatgttttagatttcaaaattaaacgTGTGTTGGTTGATCCAGGAAGCTTAGCCAACATCGCACAATGGAGAGTTTTGGAGCAAGCAAAGTTAACCGAAAACATAGATCTGGTAACAAAGCTTTTGGACAAGTTCAACTTAACGAGTGTAATGACTCGGGGAGAAATCTTACTGCCAATACATACCGAAGGCGTAACAAAGACCACCCTATTCGAAGTGGTAGATAGTGACATGGGATATAAATAA
- the LOC107822051 gene encoding large ribosomal subunit protein eL13y: MKHNNVIPNGHFKKHWQNYVRTWFNQPARKTRRRAARQQKAVKIFPRPTAGSLRPIVHGQTLKYNMKVRAGRGFSLEELKAAGIPKKLAPTIGIAVDHRRRNRSLEGLQTNVQRLKTYKAKLVIFPRRAKKVKAGDSSAEELATATQVQGSYMPITREQPAVDLVKVTDEMKSFNAYGKLRIERTNARHIGARLKRAAEAEKEEKK; the protein is encoded by the exons ATGAAGCACAACAATGTTATACCTAATGGGCACTTCAAGAAGCATTGGCAAAACTATGTAAGGACTTGGTTCAACCAGCCAGCTAGGAAAACAAGGAGACGTGCTG CTAGACAGCAGAAGGCTGTGAAGATCTTCCCTAGGCCAACTGCGGGATCACTTCGACCTATTGTTCATGGACAAACACTAAAATACAATATGAAAGTCCGGGCTGGGAGGGGATTTTCTCTTGAAGAACTGAAA GCAGCTGGTATTCCCAAGAAACTAGCACCAACCATTGGCATTGCTGTTGATCATCGCCGCAGGAACAGATCATTGGAAGGTCTCCAAACCAATGTCCAGAGGCTCAAGACTTACAAAGCTAAGCTTGTTATCTTCCCAAGGCGTGCTAAGAAAGTCAAg GCTGGTGATTCTAGTGCAGAGGAACTTGCTACTGCCACCCAGGTCCAGGGTTCATACATGCCTATTACTAGGGAGCAGCCAGCTGTTGACCTTGTCAAGGTCACAGATGAGATGAAATCATTCAATGCCTATGGCAAGCTGCGTATTGAGCGTACAAATGCGCGACACATTGGAGCCAGGTTGAAGAGGGCAGCTGAagcagaaaaggaagaaaagaaataa